The following proteins are co-located in the Aggregatibacter aphrophilus ATCC 33389 genome:
- the selD gene encoding selenide, water dikinase SelD, translated as MTEQALHGVQDECVVTDDIRLTQYSHGAGUGCKISPKVLEEILHTEMAPFIDPNLLVGNDTKDDAAVYDLGNGTSIISTTDFFMPIVDDPFDFGRIAATNAVSDIFAMGGKPIMAIAVFGFPINKLPAGVAQRIIEGGRFACQEAGIALAGGHSIDSPEPIFGLAVTGIIDTEKVKRNATAQAGCNLYLTKPLGIGVLTTAEKQGKLKAEHKGLATKWMCQMNLLGSQLSNIDGVTAMTDVTGFGLLGHLAEICEGSNLNAEVDFANVKTLDGVYDYIAQGCIPGGTNRNFDSYGHKIAAITDLQKAVLCDPQTSGGLLIAVKPEAENEVFTVAQKAGVELSPVGKLIERQATSEFIVVK; from the coding sequence ATGACAGAACAGGCTTTGCACGGCGTGCAAGACGAATGCGTTGTAACGGATGACATTCGACTGACCCAATATAGTCATGGTGCAGGTTGAGGTTGCAAAATATCGCCTAAGGTTTTAGAGGAAATTTTGCATACCGAAATGGCACCGTTTATTGATCCGAATTTGTTGGTGGGTAATGACACCAAAGATGACGCGGCAGTTTATGATTTAGGCAATGGTACATCGATTATTAGTACCACAGACTTTTTCATGCCGATTGTGGACGATCCTTTTGATTTTGGGCGCATTGCGGCAACCAACGCCGTGAGCGATATTTTTGCTATGGGTGGCAAGCCGATTATGGCGATTGCGGTGTTTGGCTTCCCGATTAACAAATTGCCTGCCGGTGTGGCGCAACGTATTATCGAAGGCGGTCGATTTGCTTGTCAGGAAGCGGGTATTGCCCTTGCCGGCGGACATTCCATTGATTCTCCCGAGCCGATTTTTGGCTTAGCGGTCACCGGTATTATTGACACGGAAAAAGTGAAACGAAATGCAACGGCACAAGCAGGCTGTAACTTGTATTTAACCAAGCCATTGGGCATCGGCGTATTAACGACGGCAGAAAAACAAGGCAAATTAAAAGCAGAACATAAAGGTTTGGCGACCAAATGGATGTGCCAAATGAATTTACTCGGAAGCCAGCTTTCAAACATTGATGGCGTCACTGCGATGACGGATGTCACCGGTTTCGGCTTGTTAGGGCATTTAGCCGAAATTTGTGAAGGTTCCAACCTCAATGCCGAAGTGGATTTCGCCAATGTTAAAACCTTAGACGGCGTGTATGATTATATCGCTCAAGGTTGCATTCCGGGTGGCACTAACCGCAATTTCGACAGCTACGGACACAAAATCGCAGCGATAACCGATCTACAAAAAGCCGTGTTATGCGACCCACAAACTTCCGGTGGCTTGCTTATTGCCGTCAAACCGGAAGCGGAAAACGAAGTGTTCACCGTTGCACAAAAAGCCGGCGTGGAGCTTTCTCCGGTAGGTAAATTAATCGAAAGACAAGCAACATCGGAATTTATTGTGGTGAAATAG
- the pntB gene encoding Re/Si-specific NAD(P)(+) transhydrogenase subunit beta has translation MSEGFVQAAYIVAALLFIMSLAGLSKHETAKAGCWYGIIGMGIALVATIFGPKSEGTLWIIIAMVIGGAIGIQRALKVEMTEMPELVAILHSFVGLAAVLVGYNSYGLHDIPTMPGGLSDAEQVKFLAEQAALASVHNVEVFLGIFIGAVTFTGSVVAFGKLSGKINSKALMLPHRHKLNLAALVVSALLMVSFLNNPDNIFPVLLMTVIALAFGWHLVASIGGADMPVVVSMLNSYSGWAAAAAGFMLSNDLLIVTGALVGSSGAILSYIMCKAMNRSFISVIAGGFGNDVQVSSDTEQGEHRETTAEEVAELLKNSSSVIITPGYGMAVAQAQYPVAEITQKLRERGVNVRFGIHPVAGRLPGHMNVLLAEAKVPYDIVLEMDEINDDFADTDTVLVIGANDTVNPAAMDDPNSPIAGMPVLEVWKAANVVVFKRSMNTGYAGVQNPLFFKENTQMLFGDAKERVDDILKAL, from the coding sequence ATGTCAGAAGGTTTTGTACAAGCTGCATATATTGTGGCAGCGTTGCTCTTTATTATGAGCTTAGCCGGTCTTTCTAAACATGAAACTGCAAAAGCGGGTTGTTGGTACGGTATTATCGGGATGGGTATCGCCCTTGTCGCCACCATTTTCGGACCGAAATCCGAGGGTACATTGTGGATTATTATCGCTATGGTGATTGGGGGTGCTATCGGTATTCAACGTGCATTAAAAGTCGAAATGACTGAAATGCCGGAATTGGTGGCAATTTTGCACAGCTTTGTAGGTTTGGCCGCCGTATTGGTAGGTTATAACAGCTACGGCTTGCACGACATTCCAACCATGCCGGGTGGTTTAAGTGATGCGGAACAGGTGAAATTTCTTGCAGAACAAGCCGCACTTGCCAGCGTGCATAACGTAGAAGTGTTCCTTGGTATCTTCATTGGTGCGGTGACATTCACCGGATCTGTAGTGGCATTCGGTAAATTAAGCGGAAAAATTAATTCTAAAGCCTTAATGTTGCCACACCGCCACAAATTAAACTTAGCGGCGCTTGTGGTTTCTGCGTTGTTAATGGTGTCGTTCTTAAATAATCCGGACAATATCTTCCCGGTATTGCTCATGACGGTAATTGCCCTTGCTTTCGGTTGGCACTTGGTCGCATCTATCGGTGGTGCGGACATGCCGGTAGTGGTTTCCATGTTGAACTCATATTCCGGTTGGGCGGCTGCGGCGGCAGGCTTCATGCTTAGCAATGACTTGTTAATCGTGACCGGTGCGCTTGTCGGTTCTTCCGGTGCGATCTTGTCTTACATCATGTGTAAAGCCATGAACCGCTCTTTCATCAGTGTTATTGCTGGTGGCTTTGGTAATGACGTTCAAGTGTCTTCTGATACGGAACAAGGCGAACACCGTGAAACCACTGCAGAAGAAGTGGCGGAATTATTGAAAAATTCCAGCTCTGTGATCATCACCCCGGGGTACGGCATGGCGGTGGCGCAAGCGCAATATCCGGTGGCGGAAATCACGCAAAAGTTACGTGAACGTGGCGTGAACGTGCGTTTCGGTATCCATCCAGTTGCCGGACGTTTGCCGGGCCACATGAACGTGTTATTGGCGGAAGCGAAAGTGCCTTACGATATCGTGTTAGAAATGGATGAAATCAACGACGATTTCGCCGACACCGACACGGTTTTGGTTATCGGTGCGAACGACACCGTGAACCCGGCCGCTATGGATGACCCGAATAGCCCAATCGCCGGCATGCCGGTATTAGAAGTGTGGAAAGCGGCTAACGTGGTGGTATTCAAACGCTCAATGAATACCGGCTACGCAGGCGTGCAAAATCCGCTCTTCTTCAAAGAAAACACCCAAATGCTGTTTGGTGACGCCAAAGAACGTGTGGATGACATCTTAAAAGCATTGTAA
- the pntA gene encoding Re/Si-specific NAD(P)(+) transhydrogenase subunit alpha — MLIGVPRELLDNESRVAATPKTVQQILKLGFEVIVEHDAGFKASFEDQAFAAVGAKIGDATQVWQADIIFKVNAPTDDEIALIKEGATLVSFIWPAQNPQLMEKLSAKKINVLAMDAVPRISRAQALDALSSMANIAGYRAVVEAAHEFGSFFTGQITAAGKVPPAKVLVIGAGVAGLAAIGAANSLGAIVRAFDSRPEVKEQVESMGASFLEIDFKEEGGSGDGYAKVMSEEFNRRALALYAEQAKEVDIIITTALIPGKPAPRLITKEMVASMKPGSVIVDLAAATGGNCELSKAGEVVVTDNQVKIIGYTDLPSRLPTQSSQLYGTNLVNLLKLLCKNKDGQIDINFEDVVLRGVTVIREGEITWPAPPIQVSAQPQQTKAASAVKKEDKKPTDPRKKYGIMAAVGILFLWLTSIAPAAFLSHLTVFVLACVVGYYVVWNVSHALHTPLMAVTNAISGIIIVGALLQISQGKVFISVLAFIAILVASINIFGGFRVTQRMLSMFRKG; from the coding sequence ATGTTAATTGGTGTACCTAGAGAACTACTGGATAATGAAAGTCGCGTGGCGGCAACACCGAAGACGGTTCAGCAAATTTTGAAGCTTGGCTTTGAGGTGATTGTTGAACATGATGCGGGTTTCAAAGCCAGTTTTGAAGATCAGGCCTTTGCGGCTGTCGGTGCGAAAATCGGCGATGCGACACAAGTTTGGCAGGCGGACATTATTTTTAAAGTCAACGCACCGACTGATGATGAAATCGCTTTAATTAAAGAAGGCGCAACCTTGGTCAGCTTTATTTGGCCGGCCCAAAATCCGCAATTAATGGAAAAATTATCAGCCAAGAAAATCAATGTGCTGGCGATGGATGCCGTGCCACGTATTTCTCGTGCACAAGCCTTAGATGCATTAAGTTCTATGGCGAATATTGCTGGTTATCGTGCGGTGGTGGAAGCCGCGCATGAGTTCGGTAGTTTCTTCACCGGACAAATTACCGCGGCAGGTAAAGTGCCGCCGGCGAAAGTATTGGTGATTGGTGCCGGTGTAGCAGGTCTTGCGGCGATTGGTGCGGCAAACAGCCTTGGCGCCATTGTACGAGCCTTTGACTCCCGTCCGGAAGTAAAAGAACAAGTAGAAAGTATGGGCGCCAGCTTCCTTGAAATCGATTTCAAAGAAGAAGGCGGTAGCGGTGACGGTTATGCGAAAGTGATGTCCGAGGAGTTCAACCGTCGTGCTCTCGCTCTTTATGCCGAACAAGCGAAAGAAGTGGATATTATCATCACTACTGCGTTAATTCCGGGTAAACCGGCGCCACGTTTGATTACCAAAGAAATGGTGGCATCCATGAAACCGGGTAGTGTAATTGTCGATTTAGCGGCAGCGACCGGCGGTAACTGTGAACTCAGCAAAGCAGGCGAAGTGGTGGTCACTGACAATCAAGTCAAAATCATTGGTTACACCGACTTACCAAGCCGCTTACCAACGCAATCTTCCCAACTTTACGGTACCAACCTTGTCAACTTATTGAAATTACTTTGTAAAAATAAAGATGGTCAAATCGACATCAATTTCGAAGACGTGGTATTACGCGGCGTAACCGTGATTCGTGAAGGTGAAATCACGTGGCCGGCACCGCCAATCCAGGTTTCTGCCCAACCGCAACAAACCAAAGCGGCAAGTGCGGTCAAAAAAGAAGATAAAAAACCGACAGATCCACGTAAGAAATACGGCATCATGGCTGCGGTTGGTATCCTGTTCTTGTGGCTTACATCTATTGCACCGGCAGCTTTCCTTTCTCACTTAACCGTATTCGTCTTGGCTTGTGTGGTGGGTTACTACGTAGTTTGGAACGTCAGCCACGCGTTGCACACACCACTTATGGCGGTAACTAATGCGATCTCGGGGATTATCATCGTGGGCGCATTATTGCAAATTTCACAAGGTAAGGTTTTTATCAGCGTGTTGGCATTCATTGCCATTTTAGTGGCAAGTATCAACATTTTCGGTGGCTTCCGTGTCACCCAACGTATGCTTTCTATGTTTAGAAAAGGCTAA
- a CDS encoding extracellular solute-binding protein, with protein sequence MQKNIRKLISIGLTAAALTVSTLASAAMDLSGKSWAEIEELAKKEGKVTVSVWYLQPQFRNFVKAFESQYGIKVKVPEGTLDGNINKLIAEKNLETGKMDVIVLNADRLGNVAKNDILVKLNNLPNFDKLNHHLQGVELGDVAVGYWGNQTGLAYDPLRIKEEELPQSWADMENYIDKNPKKFAYSDPNGGSSGNAFIQRALVYINGDYDYRTDKIDEAQIASWKKTWDWFSSKKDALIRTASNADSLTRLNDGELVIVSAWQDHLFSLQKQGAITDRLKFYVPKFGMPGGGNVVTVAKNAPNPAASLVFVHWITSPEVQQKLSEEFGVRPLDSQSGLKDTIFFSTPWRKAEMESFTKEVISR encoded by the coding sequence ATGCAAAAAAATATTCGTAAACTCATTTCCATTGGTCTTACCGCTGCAGCATTGACTGTAAGCACGCTTGCCTCAGCCGCGATGGATTTAAGCGGAAAATCTTGGGCTGAAATTGAAGAACTGGCGAAAAAAGAGGGAAAGGTCACGGTCAGTGTGTGGTATTTACAGCCGCAATTTCGTAATTTCGTCAAAGCATTTGAAAGCCAATACGGCATTAAAGTCAAAGTGCCGGAAGGCACGTTGGACGGCAATATTAATAAACTGATTGCCGAGAAAAACTTGGAAACCGGAAAAATGGACGTTATCGTTCTGAATGCAGATAGACTCGGTAACGTGGCGAAAAATGACATTCTCGTCAAACTCAACAATTTACCGAATTTCGATAAACTGAACCATCATTTGCAAGGGGTAGAATTAGGTGATGTGGCGGTAGGTTATTGGGGTAACCAAACGGGTTTGGCATATGACCCGTTACGGATTAAAGAAGAGGAGTTGCCACAGTCTTGGGCCGATATGGAAAATTACATTGATAAAAATCCGAAAAAATTCGCCTATTCCGACCCGAACGGAGGCAGTTCCGGTAATGCATTTATTCAGCGCGCTTTAGTGTATATCAACGGCGACTATGACTACCGCACCGATAAAATTGATGAAGCCCAAATCGCCAGTTGGAAGAAAACTTGGGATTGGTTTAGCAGTAAAAAAGATGCGTTAATCCGCACAGCCTCCAATGCTGATAGTTTAACCCGCTTAAATGACGGTGAATTGGTGATTGTTTCCGCATGGCAAGATCACTTATTCAGTTTGCAAAAACAAGGTGCGATTACTGACCGCTTGAAATTCTATGTACCAAAATTTGGTATGCCTGGTGGCGGTAATGTAGTGACTGTGGCGAAAAATGCGCCAAACCCAGCAGCATCACTTGTTTTTGTTCATTGGATTACGTCACCTGAAGTACAGCAAAAATTAAGTGAAGAATTTGGTGTACGCCCACTAGATAGTCAATCAGGCTTGAAAGATACTATTTTCTTCTCAACGCCATGGCGTAAAGCGGAGATGGAATCTTTCACAAAAGAGGTGATTTCGCGTTAA
- a CDS encoding ABC transporter permease → MSRSAQITTKNGRLIARISLIFFILANFIWLFLPFLMAGLWSLVDPSKPWSYPDIFPQSLSFERWKIVWETTSLPEAMFNSYTIAPTVSLITILLSLPTAYAFGRMEFRGKKLAELLTLIPLVIPGMIIALFFSRMLLDLNINNPFIGIVIGHVVLTLPYAIRILSAGFSSVPQDLIDASRDLGASKFTVFKDVYMPMLKPSFLASIIFCLVKSIEEFAIAFVIGSPDFITVPTILYSFLGYSFIRPNAAVVSIILLVPNIILMMIIEKLLKGNYLSQSTGKA, encoded by the coding sequence ATGAGTCGTTCCGCACAAATCACAACGAAAAATGGTCGATTAATCGCACGTATTTCCTTAATCTTCTTTATTCTTGCCAATTTTATTTGGTTGTTTCTGCCATTTTTAATGGCAGGCTTATGGTCATTGGTGGATCCGTCTAAACCTTGGAGTTATCCGGATATTTTCCCACAATCCTTATCTTTTGAACGTTGGAAAATCGTATGGGAAACCACGTCTTTACCGGAGGCTATGTTTAACAGTTATACCATCGCGCCCACGGTTTCTTTGATCACCATTTTGCTTTCTCTGCCAACGGCCTATGCCTTTGGTCGTATGGAATTTAGAGGCAAAAAATTAGCGGAATTATTAACGCTAATTCCCTTGGTTATTCCGGGCATGATTATCGCGTTGTTTTTCAGCCGTATGTTATTGGATTTAAATATTAATAATCCGTTTATTGGTATTGTTATTGGCCACGTCGTACTTACCTTACCTTACGCCATTCGGATTTTGTCCGCGGGTTTTTCTTCCGTGCCACAAGACCTCATTGATGCCAGTCGTGACTTGGGAGCATCTAAGTTTACTGTATTCAAAGATGTATATATGCCGATGTTAAAACCAAGTTTTTTGGCATCGATTATTTTCTGTTTGGTGAAAAGTATCGAAGAATTTGCTATCGCCTTCGTTATCGGCTCACCGGATTTCATCACCGTGCCAACGATTTTATATTCCTTCCTCGGCTATTCTTTCATTCGCCCAAATGCGGCCGTGGTGTCTATTATCTTGTTGGTGCCGAATATCATTTTAATGATGATTATCGAAAAATTACTGAAAGGGAATTATCTCTCTCAATCCACAGGAAAAGCATAA
- the sfsA gene encoding DNA/RNA nuclease SfsA, with translation MQLPPLQSATLIRRYKRFLADVQLPNGDITTLHCANTGAMIGCGAEDDTVWYSTSDSTTRKYPSSWELTQLKNGNLVCINTHRSNQLTFDALQKKQILELAMYDEIYPEVKYGEENSRIDFLLKGKELPDCYVEVKSITYVDNDKKLGMFPDAVTTRGQKHLRELIAMKKAGHRAVIFFCGLHDGFDHFQIAKHIDPKYNELFLHALNEGVDAYAYAAEFEKIDKIPTALNLTKVVPLYK, from the coding sequence ATGCAATTACCTCCTCTACAATCGGCTACCTTAATCCGTCGTTACAAACGCTTTTTAGCTGATGTGCAACTGCCTAACGGCGACATCACCACGCTACACTGTGCCAACACAGGCGCCATGATCGGCTGTGGTGCAGAAGACGACACGGTTTGGTATTCCACCTCCGACAGCACTACGCGTAAATATCCAAGCTCCTGGGAATTGACTCAATTAAAAAACGGCAACTTGGTTTGCATTAACACGCATCGCTCTAATCAGCTTACCTTCGACGCCTTACAGAAAAAACAAATCCTTGAACTTGCCATGTATGACGAGATTTATCCGGAAGTGAAATATGGAGAAGAAAACAGCCGCATTGATTTCCTTTTAAAAGGCAAAGAGCTGCCAGATTGCTATGTGGAAGTAAAATCCATCACTTATGTAGATAACGACAAAAAGCTCGGTATGTTTCCCGATGCCGTCACCACTCGCGGTCAAAAACACTTGCGCGAACTCATCGCCATGAAAAAAGCCGGTCATCGCGCTGTCATTTTCTTTTGCGGCTTACACGATGGCTTTGACCACTTCCAAATCGCCAAGCATATTGACCCAAAATATAACGAACTCTTTCTCCACGCGCTAAACGAAGGGGTTGACGCTTACGCCTACGCTGCCGAATTTGAAAAAATAGATAAAATTCCGACTGCACTTAACCTGACGAAGGTCGTACCATTGTATAAATAG
- a CDS encoding ABC transporter permease, giving the protein MKNLKNDLKAWLLLCSGLGTILFLMGSTFYIVVSQSLGLYSMGGEESQFSLEYWQAVLNSPVFQNSYIYSVKVSLLGAILSIIVAYPIAMWLRKKLPAKVTIITILRAPMLVPGLVAAFLFVNMISYHGILNEVFVYLGIWDEPKTLQNDEFGWGVVILQMWKNIPFALILIGGAVNSLKTDLLDAAANLGSSPWQRFRYVIFPLTLGAVQVSFILIFIGALGDFAFYSIAGPRSTYSLARLMQMSAYEFEEWNQSAVMALTIMLTSAFFTILVSLLIKPLAVKRGEVK; this is encoded by the coding sequence ATGAAAAATCTGAAAAATGATCTGAAAGCATGGCTTTTGCTATGTAGCGGCTTGGGTACGATCTTATTTTTAATGGGATCCACATTCTATATTGTGGTTTCACAAAGCCTCGGTTTGTACAGCATGGGCGGTGAGGAAAGCCAATTTAGCCTGGAATATTGGCAGGCGGTATTAAACAGTCCCGTATTTCAAAATTCGTATATTTATTCCGTAAAAGTGTCCTTATTAGGGGCGATTTTATCCATCATCGTGGCTTATCCGATTGCCATGTGGTTGCGTAAAAAATTGCCTGCCAAGGTAACGATCATCACTATCTTGCGGGCACCTATGTTGGTACCGGGATTGGTAGCCGCCTTTTTGTTCGTCAATATGATTTCTTACCACGGCATTCTTAACGAAGTATTCGTTTATTTGGGCATTTGGGACGAACCGAAAACCCTCCAAAATGACGAATTTGGCTGGGGGGTAGTGATTTTACAAATGTGGAAAAACATTCCTTTTGCTTTAATTCTTATTGGTGGGGCGGTCAATTCGTTGAAAACCGATTTATTAGATGCCGCTGCAAATTTAGGTTCGAGCCCTTGGCAACGTTTTCGTTATGTGATCTTTCCGCTGACCTTAGGTGCGGTGCAGGTTTCTTTTATTTTGATCTTTATCGGCGCACTGGGCGATTTTGCCTTTTATAGCATCGCCGGTCCGCGTAGTACTTATTCTTTAGCGCGTTTAATGCAAATGTCCGCCTATGAATTTGAAGAGTGGAATCAAAGTGCGGTCATGGCATTAACCATTATGCTAACCTCTGCCTTTTTCACCATTTTAGTGTCATTACTGATTAAACCATTAGCCGTCAAACGTGGAGAAGTAAAATGA
- the tyrS gene encoding tyrosine--tRNA ligase: MTDMNTVLAELKRGVDEILSEQDLIEKLKENRPLRVKLGADPTAPDIHLGHTVVLNKLRQFQQFGHEVIFLIGDFTGMVGDPSGKNTTRPPLSREDVLRNAETYKQQIYKILDPQKTRIEFNSDWLGKLGTEGMIRLASNYTVARMLERDDFKKRFSNNQPIAIHEFIYPLLQGYDSVALEADVELGGTDQKFNLLVGRELQKSAGQKPQVAITLPLLVGLDGEKKMSKSLGNYIAVTEAPGEMFGKIMSISDDLMWDWYNLLSFRPLTEIAQLREDVVNGKNPRDVKILLAKEIIARFHDEAAADAAEQEFINRFQKGAMPDEMPEFTFEGEIGLANLLKEAGLVASTSEANRMVQQGGVKIDGEKVEDAKLVITASTAVYQVGKRKFAKVTVK; encoded by the coding sequence ATGACTGATATGAATACTGTTCTCGCGGAACTAAAGCGCGGTGTAGATGAAATTCTTTCCGAGCAGGATTTAATTGAAAAACTTAAAGAAAATCGTCCATTACGCGTGAAACTCGGCGCCGACCCTACCGCACCGGATATTCATTTAGGTCATACTGTTGTATTAAACAAATTACGTCAGTTCCAACAATTCGGTCATGAAGTGATTTTCTTAATCGGTGACTTCACCGGCATGGTCGGCGATCCGTCCGGTAAAAACACCACCCGTCCACCACTCAGTCGCGAAGACGTGTTACGCAACGCGGAAACCTATAAACAACAAATTTACAAAATTCTGGATCCGCAAAAAACCCGTATCGAATTCAACTCCGACTGGTTGGGTAAATTAGGTACGGAAGGCATGATTCGTTTAGCGAGCAACTACACTGTTGCCCGTATGTTAGAACGTGATGATTTCAAAAAACGTTTCTCTAACAACCAACCGATTGCCATTCATGAATTTATTTACCCGCTCTTGCAAGGCTACGATTCCGTTGCTTTGGAAGCCGATGTTGAGTTAGGCGGCACCGACCAAAAATTCAATTTATTGGTGGGGCGTGAATTACAAAAATCTGCCGGTCAAAAACCGCAAGTAGCCATTACTCTACCGTTATTGGTGGGCTTAGATGGCGAGAAAAAAATGTCTAAATCCCTTGGCAACTATATCGCTGTTACCGAAGCACCGGGCGAGATGTTCGGCAAAATCATGTCCATCTCCGATGACTTAATGTGGGACTGGTACAACTTACTTTCTTTCCGTCCATTAACTGAAATCGCCCAATTGAGAGAAGATGTGGTGAACGGCAAAAACCCACGTGATGTGAAGATTTTATTAGCCAAAGAAATCATCGCACGTTTCCATGATGAAGCGGCTGCCGATGCTGCCGAACAAGAATTTATCAACCGCTTCCAAAAAGGGGCTATGCCGGACGAGATGCCGGAATTTACTTTTGAAGGCGAAATCGGGCTTGCCAACTTATTAAAAGAAGCCGGTTTGGTTGCTTCCACTTCAGAGGCTAACCGCATGGTGCAGCAAGGCGGCGTGAAAATTGACGGCGAAAAAGTCGAAGACGCCAAACTCGTTATCACCGCCTCCACGGCGGTTTACCAAGTAGGTAAACGCAAGTTCGCCAAGGTAACGGTGAAATAA
- a CDS encoding ABC transporter ATP-binding protein — MAKLEIKNITKKFGDFYAANNITFTAEEGEFVTLLGPSGCGKTSLLKLIAGFHVPDEGEILIGGKNVNDVPPEKRNTAMCFQSYALFPHLNVSHNICYGLKQRSIDIEEQKQRLNLALKQMDLEFHKLKLPSELSGGQQQRVALARAMVTRPDVILFDEPLSNLDAKLRESVRFEIKQLSKQYNLTSIYVTHDQAEALTMSDKIIVLNKGAIEQIGSPQDIYHHPKNRFVADFIGIANVTEANVKNIGENLYAVSSIFGDFTVFSEKKPESERIYICFRPEDIELLPSAQTEVENQIAVDIVNTAFMGNITEVQGVIKRNDEEKKLRLQLTKCPSLSDKLTFTIPRHAIKFLESVK; from the coding sequence ATGGCAAAGTTAGAAATTAAAAATATCACAAAAAAATTTGGTGATTTTTACGCGGCGAATAATATTACTTTTACTGCCGAAGAAGGCGAGTTTGTCACCTTATTGGGGCCAAGCGGCTGTGGCAAAACCTCGTTGTTGAAACTCATTGCCGGCTTTCATGTGCCGGATGAAGGTGAAATTCTGATCGGCGGAAAAAATGTCAATGATGTTCCGCCGGAAAAACGTAATACTGCCATGTGCTTCCAATCTTATGCCCTTTTCCCTCACCTCAATGTCTCTCACAATATTTGTTATGGCTTAAAGCAACGTTCAATCGATATAGAAGAACAAAAGCAGCGTTTAAACCTTGCCTTGAAACAAATGGATTTAGAGTTTCATAAACTAAAATTACCAAGCGAGCTTTCCGGGGGACAACAACAACGTGTTGCATTGGCTCGTGCTATGGTAACCCGCCCGGATGTAATTTTATTTGATGAGCCACTTTCAAATTTAGACGCTAAATTGCGCGAAAGTGTGCGTTTTGAAATTAAGCAACTTTCCAAGCAATATAATTTAACCAGTATTTATGTGACTCACGATCAGGCGGAAGCCTTAACCATGTCCGATAAAATTATCGTGCTAAATAAAGGGGCGATTGAGCAAATCGGTTCTCCGCAAGATATTTATCATCACCCGAAAAATCGCTTTGTGGCTGATTTTATCGGTATCGCGAATGTCACAGAAGCTAATGTAAAAAATATCGGTGAGAATCTGTATGCGGTCAGTTCTATTTTTGGTGATTTCACCGTGTTTTCTGAGAAAAAGCCGGAATCGGAACGAATTTATATTTGCTTCCGACCGGAAGACATTGAATTGTTACCAAGCGCCCAAACGGAAGTGGAAAATCAAATCGCCGTGGATATTGTCAACACTGCGTTTATGGGCAATATTACGGAAGTGCAAGGTGTGATTAAACGTAATGATGAAGAGAAAAAATTACGTTTGCAACTGACGAAATGCCCAAGTTTAAGCGATAAACTCACCTTTACGATTCCTCGCCACGCGATTAAATTTTTGGAGTCCGTAAAATGA